Sequence from the Candidatus Nanopelagicales bacterium genome:
TGACCACCGAGCATGGAACCAACGGAATTGATCAACTCTTCCGACTCATGGGCACTGCGTGGCTTGCGGTTCAGGCCGTGCCAGTGCAAAGCGGTGGTGCAACCTATGCAGTGCTTCCATGGGGTCTTGCGATAGTTCCGATCTTCTTCATCTACCGCGGTGGCGTATTCCTGAGTCGTCGCTTGAAAACCAGCGGGCTTATTGAAGTCGGCATACTTGGTCTTGTTGCTGCGATCTTCTATGGCTTGTTTGCTATGGCCGTTTCCAATGGGTCCTCTACGGCAATCACGTTCACCACCCCTTGGCGCGCTGGGCTCACCGGATTTGTAATTGCGTTGGTAGTTCTCAAGATTTCTTTACTGAGAGCTACAAAGTCAGGTCGTCTCCTACTTTCGCTGGTTCCGTCCACGCTCTGGGGAATTTTGCGTGCAGCCGGCGCTGGCCTGCTGGCGCTTCTTGGCGCCGGTGCTGTTCTCGCGCTCATTTCACTCATCTGGCATTTCTCGCAGATGCGAGGGATCTTTGAATTCCTGACGCCGAATTTCTTCGGCGGGCTGCTCATTGCTTTGGCGTGCATTGGTTATTTTCCAGTCCTGATCATCTGGGCCACTTCGTACATGCTTGGTGCTGGATTTCTCATCGGCCCAGGTATTGGGATGTCGCCGTTTGTCCCGGCACCACCTTCAACGCAGCTCCCGGCGTTCCCGCTCCTTGCCGCCTTGCCTGAGCAAGTCGGGCCAATCGCTTGGGGTCTTCCCGTCATCGCGGTGGTTATCGGTGTGGGTGTTGGCGTCATGGTGGCTCGCAGCACCAAGCAACCAGCGTTAGTCCGTCTAGGGCTTGCTGTAGCTGTCGCAGCCTTGATTGGAGTTGGGCTTGGGTTGCTTTCCTGGCTTACCTGCGGATCACTCGGTGATGTTCGTCTTGCCCAAATAGGTCCTGATCCAGTTCTCGTCGGGCTGCTTGCCTTCGCCCTCATCGCAATTGGTGCAGTGCCTACTGCTCTTGCGCTGCGCATTGATTCTGGTGATGAAAGTTCGGCAACTGTCGATTCGTCGAACGTATTGGTAAACGCGGTTGCTGTTCGCGAGATTGAATTCGAAGATGTTGAAGACATCGTCGATATTCCAAATGTGTCAGTCGAAGACAAGAATGAAATTGGCTCACCCGACATTGTTGAAGCTGCACCGATAGCCAACAAGAATCTAGAAACCGAAGTGATTGAATTGTCGGCAACTCAGGCAGATGAGGAACAAGACCGTGGGATTTAAAGCAGCATTTGTTTGGGCTTGGGCAACGTATCGAAGCCAGCTTGCTGCTTATATTGCGCTCTCGGCTGTGGTCGCCATTGTGTTGTTCGCGCAACAAGTTGCCACAAAGCCGATCGTGACGGCTTTGGAAAACTGCATAGATGCAACGTCGCCAGGTCAAGTCAATTCATGCGAAACCAGCATTACTAGTGCCGGATTGGCTGCAGTTGTTGCGATCGTCTTCAGTTTGATTGCACTCCTTGCGTCTGCGGGAGTGATGCGCGCAGCGCTAGGCAGCACCCGTGGGCAAGCTCCAAGTTTTGCTGACATGTTGAACGGCAACAACCTCTGGAAGTTTTTGCTCTTTAGTTTTCTTTACACAGTCCTACAAAACATCGGGCTATTGGCGTGTTTCTTCCCAATCGTGATCGTCACGCTGTTCTTTCAGCTTGGCCCGTATTTCATTCTTGATCGCGGAGTAGGGCCGTTAGCGGCGTTCAAAGCCAGTGCTGTTGTGATGAGGAAGAATTTCCAGATCGGCATCTGGCTCGCAGCGATCACGCTGGCGGTATTAATTCTTGGCAGCGTCACCCTCGGATTGGCCACACTCGTTACCTTGCCGATGCTTTCCCTCGTCACAGCGCACTTGTACCGTCAGTTCACTGATCAGTAGCTTGGCGCGGCAGTCATCTTTTCTCCGCGTTGGTGACTTCGGCTGTTTGGCTCCCTTGGGTCTCAAAATGGTCACTGATCTCTGGGGCTGGGCCGCCAATAGACTTACCCGAGTGAGCAAGCGCATCGTGGTTCTAGCCTCAGGCTCAGGCACGCTCTTGCAATCGGTCCTTGATTCCTCCGTTCTTTCTTCACTCGTAGCCGTGGGCTCAGATGTTCCTGATTGCACGGCTTTAACACGTGCTGCTT
This genomic interval carries:
- a CDS encoding DUF6350 family protein; the protein is MSAPVIKDLHALGARLHLHWLLAPLVGLVAGLLSYIVIGIPVWLAWLTTEHGTNGIDQLFRLMGTAWLAVQAVPVQSGGATYAVLPWGLAIVPIFFIYRGGVFLSRRLKTSGLIEVGILGLVAAIFYGLFAMAVSNGSSTAITFTTPWRAGLTGFVIALVVLKISLLRATKSGRLLLSLVPSTLWGILRAAGAGLLALLGAGAVLALISLIWHFSQMRGIFEFLTPNFFGGLLIALACIGYFPVLIIWATSYMLGAGFLIGPGIGMSPFVPAPPSTQLPAFPLLAALPEQVGPIAWGLPVIAVVIGVGVGVMVARSTKQPALVRLGLAVAVAALIGVGLGLLSWLTCGSLGDVRLAQIGPDPVLVGLLAFALIAIGAVPTALALRIDSGDESSATVDSSNVLVNAVAVREIEFEDVEDIVDIPNVSVEDKNEIGSPDIVEAAPIANKNLETEVIELSATQADEEQDRGI